Proteins encoded by one window of Candidatus Endowatersipora endosymbiont of Watersipora subatra:
- the ccmA gene encoding heme ABC exporter ATP-binding protein CcmA, which produces MELVADKIKVIRGGKIVFSNLSFRVPVGYALVIHGMNGSGKSTLIRSVAQLLPIESGLIKLRARPKRLHQHSISELCHYLGHENGMKMTFSVEENLMFWRDFLGNHYLNIEKALEVVGLSGLSSLPYSLLSTGQRRWVAIARLLVSYRQIWLLDEPTSGLDEASQEQFCQLMNTHLDDGGMILVASHLPLTVNRFVTLTLTD; this is translated from the coding sequence GTGGAACTTGTTGCCGATAAGATTAAGGTTATACGGGGAGGAAAGATAGTTTTTTCTAATCTCTCTTTTAGAGTTCCAGTTGGGTACGCATTAGTTATTCATGGAATGAACGGTTCAGGAAAATCAACTTTGATCCGATCAGTTGCACAATTACTGCCAATTGAGTCCGGTCTGATCAAGCTTAGGGCAAGACCGAAGCGATTGCATCAACACTCAATAAGTGAGCTATGCCATTATCTCGGTCATGAGAATGGAATGAAAATGACGTTTAGCGTGGAGGAAAACCTTATGTTTTGGAGAGATTTTTTGGGAAATCATTATCTAAATATAGAAAAAGCTTTAGAAGTTGTGGGACTAAGTGGATTGAGTTCTCTGCCTTATTCTCTTTTATCCACAGGCCAGAGACGATGGGTTGCAATTGCAAGATTGCTGGTTAGTTATCGCCAAATTTGGTTGCTTGATGAACCCACTTCAGGTCTTGATGAAGCTTCGCAGGAGCAATTTTGCCAACTGATGAATACACATCTAGATGATGGGGGCATGATCCTTGTTGCAAGCCATTTGCCTTTGACTGTAAACCGATTCGTAACTCTTACCCTTACAGATTGA
- the ccmB gene encoding heme exporter protein CcmB has protein sequence MLALFKRDMSLALRSNSSAMTVLLFYLVIIVVVPLVFGNKPLMLATIGPSILWFSALLAGLLGLDRLFQVDFEDGSLDQMLLSSTPLSFIIFIRCLAHWLVTGLPVVMISPVFAFFLSLDRITIEAVAVTLLFGTPAISFIGAIGAAVTLSLPRGGLLLSSLILPLCIPVIIFGVGAVKSTILKTEMFFAPFLLMCSVTLFFAVLGPFAAACALKKSNN, from the coding sequence ATGTTAGCGCTGTTCAAACGAGATATGTCTCTCGCTCTGAGATCCAATAGTAGCGCTATGACCGTCTTATTATTTTATTTGGTGATCATTGTAGTTGTCCCTTTAGTCTTTGGTAACAAACCTTTGATGTTAGCTACAATCGGTCCTTCTATTCTTTGGTTTTCTGCATTACTAGCAGGGTTACTAGGTCTTGACCGGTTGTTTCAGGTTGACTTTGAAGATGGATCTCTCGATCAGATGTTGTTATCATCTACTCCTCTATCTTTTATTATCTTTATTAGGTGTTTAGCTCATTGGTTGGTTACGGGATTACCGGTTGTAATGATCTCTCCCGTCTTTGCCTTTTTTTTATCACTTGATCGAATCACTATTGAAGCAGTTGCTGTTACGCTTCTATTCGGGACTCCTGCGATTTCATTTATAGGTGCGATCGGAGCTGCAGTCACTCTTTCTCTTCCGAGAGGAGGACTGTTACTTTCGAGTTTGATTCTACCTTTATGCATTCCGGTTATCATTTTTGGTGTTGGCGCAGTAAAAAGTACAATTCTCAAGACTGAGATGTTTTTTGCACCCTTTCTTTTAATGTGTTCTGTCACACTATTCTTTGCAGTTTTGGGTCCCTTTGCTGCTGCATGTGCTCTTAAAAAAAGCAATAATTAA
- the ccmC gene encoding heme ABC transporter permease CcmC produces MTEIISKPKGFLTLAQPARFLRLISIALPYLIALTCLILTVGLWMIFSVPDDYQQGRIVRIMYVHVPSVWIALSAYIVMIFGSLGIVIWRHPLADVAARSAAPIGAVFTFLGLITGSIWGRPMWGTYWVWDARLTSFLILLIIYLSLITLWSSYEEPVKAAHMAAIVVLVGSVNLVIIRFSVEWFTTLHQGPSIVRAGGPSLDPAFLWPLLVMGLGFLSLFITLHFMIMRNEIMRRHIRTLQRKKAMGQVFIPDKSS; encoded by the coding sequence ATGACTGAAATAATATCAAAACCTAAAGGTTTCTTGACACTTGCTCAACCTGCTCGGTTTCTAAGATTAATCTCTATTGCATTACCTTATCTGATAGCTTTGACATGTTTAATACTGACAGTTGGTTTATGGATGATCTTTTCAGTCCCTGATGATTATCAACAGGGCCGCATTGTGCGAATTATGTATGTGCATGTTCCTTCTGTTTGGATTGCTTTAAGTGCTTATATTGTCATGATTTTTGGTTCACTAGGGATTGTAATCTGGCGGCATCCACTAGCTGATGTAGCAGCACGATCGGCTGCACCAATCGGAGCGGTATTTACCTTTCTTGGTCTGATTACAGGTTCTATTTGGGGTCGTCCAATGTGGGGGACGTACTGGGTTTGGGATGCACGTTTGACTAGTTTTTTGATCCTTCTTATTATTTATCTATCTCTGATAACCTTGTGGTCTTCTTATGAAGAACCAGTAAAGGCCGCACATATGGCAGCTATTGTTGTGTTAGTCGGGTCCGTCAATCTGGTTATTATTCGTTTTTCAGTTGAATGGTTCACAACTTTGCATCAAGGACCTAGTATCGTGCGAGCTGGAGGGCCCTCGCTTGATCCTGCATTTCTATGGCCATTGCTAGTTATGGGTCTCGGTTTTCTTTCTTTGTTTATAACATTGCATTTTATGATCATGCGCAATGAAATTATGAGACGACACATTAGAACACTCCAAAGAAAAAAAGCGATGGGACAGGTTTTTATTCCTGATAAATCATCATGA
- a CDS encoding DsbE family thiol:disulfide interchange protein: MKDSVIKSPARIIFRFIPFVIFSGLAVVFFIQLNSASKISDLSSVLIGKQVPEFDLPGLKGLNHKGIPILGLSDSSLVGQPSLINIFASWCFPCHEEHPFLMSLGKEGIIDVLGINYKDKTGNALRFLGGLGNPYKRVGVDQDGDVAIDWGVYGIPETFLVDSSGVIRHKIVGPINESNIDLLKEEIIKMIK; this comes from the coding sequence ATGAAAGATTCTGTTATTAAGAGCCCTGCCCGTATCATTTTTCGGTTTATTCCTTTTGTTATATTTAGTGGATTAGCTGTTGTTTTCTTCATACAACTTAATTCTGCTTCTAAAATTTCTGATTTATCCTCTGTATTGATCGGAAAACAGGTTCCAGAATTCGATCTCCCAGGTCTTAAGGGACTCAATCACAAAGGGATTCCCATATTGGGATTATCAGATTCATCTTTAGTGGGCCAGCCGAGTCTTATTAACATTTTTGCTTCTTGGTGTTTTCCTTGTCACGAAGAACATCCGTTCTTGATGTCTCTTGGAAAAGAAGGAATAATTGATGTTTTAGGAATCAATTATAAGGATAAGACAGGGAATGCCCTTCGTTTTCTTGGGGGGTTGGGTAATCCATATAAACGTGTTGGAGTTGACCAAGATGGGGATGTAGCAATTGATTGGGGGGTTTATGGCATTCCTGAAACATTTTTGGTGGATTCTAGTGGCGTTATTCGCCATAAGATTGTTGGTCCTATCAACGAGAGTAATATAGACCTTCTTAAAGAAGAAATTATAAAAATGATAAAATAA
- a CDS encoding septation protein A encodes MSTGKMNSFLKTLLEIAPMTLFVLAYNKADWFIRLIQLPEVLQKPIFLATVSSMIATLLTFSTFWLLTRTVPLMPLVTLVILFIFGGLTLYFKDDSFIKVKPTIINTLFGTILISGVILNHSFLKLILGTSFQIDNETWRILSLRWGLFFFFLAVLNEMIWRNFSEEFWVSFKFWGMTSLSFLFMLTQVPLIIQRSNLREENKD; translated from the coding sequence ATGAGTACAGGAAAAATGAATTCATTTTTGAAAACTCTGCTTGAGATTGCTCCTATGACTCTATTTGTTCTAGCTTACAATAAGGCTGATTGGTTTATAAGACTTATTCAGCTACCAGAAGTCTTACAAAAACCGATCTTTCTCGCAACTGTTAGCTCCATGATTGCTACGCTTCTAACCTTTAGTACATTCTGGCTATTAACACGCACTGTTCCTCTCATGCCCTTAGTAACACTAGTTATACTTTTCATTTTTGGGGGGCTGACTCTTTACTTCAAAGACGATTCTTTTATCAAAGTTAAACCAACTATCATAAACACCTTGTTTGGTACTATACTCATTTCTGGTGTCATCTTAAATCATTCTTTTCTCAAATTAATACTAGGAACATCTTTTCAAATCGATAATGAAACTTGGCGTATACTCTCCCTTCGATGGGGTCTCTTTTTCTTTTTTCTTGCTGTTCTCAATGAGATGATCTGGCGCAATTTTTCTGAAGAATTTTGGGTTAGTTTTAAATTCTGGGGAATGACAAGCCTGTCATTTCTATTTATGCTAACACAAGTCCCCTTAATAATTCAAAGATCGAACTTACGAGAAGAGAATAAAGATTAA
- the acnA gene encoding aconitate hydratase AcnA: MNSSLDTFKCKKIITVGQKKYTYFSLTEAEKNGLKGISKLPFTLKILLENLLRFEDNRSVHVDDIHAFSTWSYDRGSSGIQIAYRPARVLMQDFTGLPVLVDLAAMRDAACNLLGSSSVINPQIPVDLVIDHSISVDSFGEVGAFTKNVEQEYKRNRERYSFLKWGQKAFDNLRVVPPGKGICHQINLEYLARTVWTLDVDGETLAYPDTVVGTDSHTTMINGLSVLGWGVGGIEAEAAMLGQPITMLLPEVIGFQLNGQLTEGVTATDLGLTIVQILRDKGVVSKFVEFFGSGLNNLSLEDQATISNMAPEYGATCAFFPIDKDTINYLRFTGRDHQQIQLVEFYAKKQGLWRDHKTVDPVFTDILSLDLRNVVPVVSGPKRPQDLIKLTSAKVAFSGVMKSEFGIFKPAKRVSVENRNHDLGNGDVVIAAITSCTNTSNPSVLIAAGLVARKALAKGLSVKPWVKTSLAPGSQVVTDYLNKANLQRDLDGLGFHLVGYGCTTCIGNSGPLAKEISQTIHYNDLVVCSVLSGNRNFEGRISPDVRANYLASPPLVVAYAIAGSLYVDLTQDSLGQDYNGCSVYLRDIWPSSKEITAIIRKNIDESMFKSRYKDVFKGDQQWRAIDARKSDTYSWDSTSTYIKKPPYFQGMSTEFGKVTDIKNARVLALFNDSITTDHISPAGRILGDSPAATYLVSHQVPPMEFNSYGSRRGHHDVMVRGTFSNIRIRNRMLDNVEGGYSIHYPSGKLGTIYDIAMRYQNEKVPLVIFSGKEYGTGSSRDWAAKGTYLLGIRAVIAESFERIHRSNLVGMGVLPLIFTNGDSWVSLGFSGKERVTLSGLSDLSPRQEINAQIQFDHGEKKTITLLSCIDTKDELDYFHNGGILHYVLRHLKFSTCNSNV; this comes from the coding sequence ATGAATTCTTCTCTCGATACGTTTAAATGTAAGAAAATCATCACAGTTGGTCAAAAAAAATATACTTATTTTAGCTTGACTGAGGCTGAGAAGAATGGGTTAAAAGGTATATCGAAGTTACCATTTACACTTAAAATTCTTTTAGAAAATCTATTACGATTTGAGGATAATCGTTCTGTTCATGTGGACGATATTCATGCTTTTTCAACTTGGTCTTACGATAGAGGATCATCAGGAATCCAAATTGCTTATCGTCCAGCCCGAGTTTTAATGCAGGACTTTACGGGACTTCCTGTCTTAGTTGATTTAGCAGCAATGCGTGATGCAGCATGTAATTTATTGGGCTCCTCATCTGTTATTAATCCGCAAATACCTGTTGACTTGGTCATTGACCATTCTATTTCTGTCGATTCTTTTGGAGAAGTTGGTGCATTTACGAAGAACGTTGAACAGGAATACAAACGCAATCGTGAGCGTTACAGTTTCTTGAAATGGGGTCAGAAGGCATTTGATAATTTACGTGTAGTACCTCCAGGAAAAGGTATTTGTCATCAAATTAATCTAGAGTATCTTGCTCGGACTGTATGGACCTTAGATGTAGATGGCGAAACCCTTGCCTATCCTGATACTGTCGTGGGTACAGACAGCCATACAACGATGATTAATGGTCTCTCTGTTCTAGGTTGGGGTGTAGGGGGTATTGAAGCGGAGGCTGCGATGCTGGGCCAGCCCATTACTATGCTCCTTCCCGAAGTTATAGGTTTTCAATTGAACGGTCAATTAACTGAAGGAGTCACTGCAACTGATCTTGGACTTACGATTGTCCAAATACTGCGGGATAAAGGTGTGGTTAGCAAGTTTGTCGAATTCTTTGGTTCAGGTCTCAATAATCTTAGTCTTGAAGATCAGGCAACTATTTCTAATATGGCTCCTGAATATGGAGCAACTTGTGCTTTCTTCCCTATAGATAAGGATACGATCAATTATCTGAGATTCACTGGGAGAGATCATCAGCAGATACAATTGGTCGAGTTTTATGCAAAAAAGCAGGGTCTATGGCGAGATCACAAAACCGTTGATCCAGTGTTCACTGATATACTATCGCTTGATCTTCGTAATGTTGTTCCTGTAGTTTCTGGTCCCAAACGTCCACAGGATCTTATTAAACTAACATCTGCTAAAGTGGCCTTCTCAGGAGTTATGAAGTCCGAATTTGGGATATTTAAACCTGCTAAACGCGTGTCCGTGGAGAATCGAAATCATGATCTAGGAAATGGCGATGTGGTCATTGCGGCAATTACTTCGTGCACAAATACATCCAATCCATCGGTTTTGATTGCTGCCGGTTTGGTCGCACGGAAGGCACTAGCTAAAGGATTATCTGTAAAACCATGGGTAAAAACATCACTAGCACCAGGATCTCAAGTAGTAACAGATTATCTTAATAAAGCCAATTTGCAAAGAGACCTTGATGGCCTTGGTTTTCATTTGGTTGGATACGGTTGCACGACTTGTATTGGTAATTCTGGTCCACTAGCAAAAGAAATTTCACAAACTATTCATTATAATGATTTAGTTGTCTGTTCGGTCCTTTCAGGAAACCGTAATTTTGAAGGGAGAATTTCTCCTGATGTGCGCGCTAATTATCTCGCCTCACCACCGCTAGTTGTCGCCTATGCGATTGCGGGATCGCTTTATGTCGATCTGACCCAAGATAGCTTGGGTCAGGATTATAATGGTTGTTCAGTCTATCTAAGAGATATCTGGCCATCATCAAAAGAAATTACTGCAATCATCCGAAAAAATATTGATGAAAGCATGTTCAAGTCACGTTACAAAGATGTTTTTAAAGGAGATCAACAATGGCGAGCTATTGACGCTAGAAAAAGTGATACTTATAGCTGGGACTCTACTTCTACCTATATAAAGAAGCCACCTTATTTTCAGGGTATGTCTACGGAGTTCGGAAAGGTCACTGATATTAAGAATGCTAGAGTGTTAGCTTTATTTAATGACTCTATCACAACCGATCATATTTCTCCAGCTGGTCGCATCTTAGGTGATAGCCCTGCAGCGACTTATCTGGTAAGTCATCAAGTACCTCCCATGGAATTTAATTCTTATGGCTCGCGGCGGGGCCATCATGATGTTATGGTGCGGGGCACATTTTCCAATATCCGCATTAGAAACCGGATGTTAGATAATGTAGAAGGTGGATATTCTATCCACTATCCTTCAGGGAAGCTAGGTACTATATATGATATAGCAATGCGTTATCAAAATGAAAAGGTGCCGTTGGTTATCTTTTCTGGTAAAGAATATGGCACAGGCTCCTCGCGAGATTGGGCTGCAAAGGGAACCTATTTACTTGGTATTCGTGCTGTGATCGCTGAAAGTTTTGAGAGAATTCATCGTTCTAACTTAGTGGGAATGGGCGTTTTACCACTAATCTTTACCAATGGTGATAGTTGGGTCAGTCTAGGATTCTCTGGTAAAGAAAGAGTGACTCTTAGTGGCTTATCTGATTTGTCACCTCGTCAAGAGATTAATGCACAGATTCAGTTTGATCATGGGGAGAAAAAAACAATCACTTTATTGTCATGCATTGATACGAAAGACGAACTAGATTACTTCCATAATGGAGGGATTCTCCATTATGTGTTGCGTCATCTAAAATTTTCTACCTGTAATTCTAATGTGTAA
- the acs gene encoding acetate--CoA ligase: MNMNVYPVPIKLAATAHIDNEKYKNMYKSSIAEPDRFWAEHGRNIDWIKPFTKIQNWTYEYPNIFIKWFEDGTLNASANCIDRHLKHRGHQIAIIWESDNPDNSLKITYYELHNHVCRLSNTMKAHGIRKGDRVTIYMPMVPEAAYAMLACARIGAVHSVVFGGFSSDALADRIIDCQSRYVITADEGIRGGKTIPLKTNTDRAIAIASKQGIDVDKVLVVKRTGGAIHWDKSRDIWYHEILKEASSYCSPEEMNAEDPLFILYTSGSTGKPKGVLHTTGGYLVWSGITHQYTFDYHEGEIYWCTADVGWITGHSYIIYGPLANGATTLMFEGVPNYPDYSRFWRICDKHKVSIFYTSPTAIRSLMQAGDSPVKATDRLSLRILGTVGEPINPEVWKWYYHMVGGGRCAIVDTWWQTETGGHMITPLPGATTLKPGSATLPFFGIQPQLVDNSGKPLEGIADGNLCITHSWPGQIRTIYGDHARFIQTYFSNYKGKYFTGDRCHRDEDGYYWITGRVDDVINVSGHRMGTAEIESALVSHESVSESAVVGYPHNIKGQGIYCYVTLMIGIHATDELKIDLCNHVRKAIGPIASPDAIHFAKRLPKTRSGKIMRRILRKIAEKDFNSLGDTSTLVDPKVIDELIKNGQN; the protein is encoded by the coding sequence ATGAACATGAATGTCTATCCAGTGCCAATAAAATTAGCTGCCACTGCACATATTGATAATGAAAAATACAAAAATATGTATAAAAGTAGCATTGCTGAACCGGATAGATTTTGGGCAGAACACGGTAGAAATATTGATTGGATCAAACCTTTTACAAAAATTCAAAATTGGACGTATGAATATCCCAATATTTTTATTAAATGGTTTGAAGATGGGACCTTAAATGCTTCAGCTAACTGTATAGATAGGCATCTTAAACATCGAGGGCATCAGATTGCGATCATTTGGGAAAGTGATAACCCAGATAATAGTTTGAAGATTACCTATTATGAATTACACAATCATGTTTGCCGACTTTCCAACACCATGAAAGCGCATGGAATAAGAAAAGGGGATCGTGTAACAATTTATATGCCCATGGTACCCGAGGCTGCTTATGCGATGCTGGCTTGTGCACGTATAGGTGCCGTTCATTCTGTTGTCTTTGGGGGATTTTCATCGGATGCATTAGCAGATCGCATTATTGATTGCCAATCACGTTATGTCATTACAGCTGACGAAGGTATTCGTGGAGGTAAAACGATTCCTCTGAAAACGAATACTGATAGAGCTATTGCTATTGCAAGTAAGCAGGGAATAGATGTTGATAAAGTATTAGTAGTCAAACGAACTGGGGGAGCAATTCATTGGGATAAGAGTCGTGATATCTGGTATCATGAGATTTTAAAAGAAGCATCATCTTATTGCTCCCCCGAAGAAATGAATGCGGAAGATCCACTTTTTATTCTCTATACATCCGGATCCACAGGAAAACCAAAAGGTGTATTACATACAACAGGAGGTTATTTAGTCTGGTCGGGCATTACCCATCAATATACATTTGACTATCACGAAGGTGAAATCTATTGGTGTACAGCCGATGTGGGTTGGATAACAGGTCATTCCTATATTATATATGGTCCACTTGCTAACGGGGCAACAACATTGATGTTTGAAGGTGTCCCCAATTATCCGGATTATTCTCGTTTCTGGCGGATTTGTGATAAACATAAAGTCAGTATTTTCTATACATCTCCAACGGCTATTCGTTCTCTCATGCAAGCTGGTGATTCTCCAGTTAAAGCTACTGATAGATTGTCCTTGCGGATATTGGGAACCGTAGGTGAACCTATTAATCCTGAAGTTTGGAAATGGTATTATCACATGGTTGGCGGTGGACGCTGTGCAATTGTTGACACGTGGTGGCAGACCGAAACTGGTGGTCATATGATTACACCTTTGCCTGGGGCAACAACACTGAAGCCAGGATCCGCAACACTGCCATTTTTTGGTATTCAACCACAATTGGTTGATAATAGTGGCAAGCCCCTTGAAGGGATTGCTGACGGTAACTTGTGTATTACACACTCATGGCCTGGTCAGATTCGTACGATCTATGGTGACCACGCGCGTTTTATCCAAACCTATTTTTCTAACTACAAAGGAAAATACTTCACCGGAGATAGATGTCATCGTGACGAAGATGGTTATTATTGGATAACCGGTCGCGTAGACGATGTCATCAATGTTTCAGGGCACAGAATGGGAACAGCAGAAATAGAATCTGCCCTAGTTTCACATGAATCTGTATCCGAATCAGCCGTTGTTGGTTACCCTCATAATATCAAAGGTCAGGGAATTTATTGCTATGTTACTCTGATGATCGGAATCCATGCAACTGATGAACTCAAAATTGATCTATGCAATCACGTACGCAAAGCAATCGGACCAATTGCCTCTCCAGATGCCATCCATTTTGCAAAAAGATTACCTAAAACCCGCTCCGGAAAAATCATGCGTCGGATCCTGCGTAAGATTGCAGAAAAGGACTTTAACTCTCTTGGTGATACATCAACTCTAGTTGATCCTAAAGTTATTGATGAACTAATAAAAAACGGTCAAAACTAA
- the grxD gene encoding Grx4 family monothiol glutaredoxin, which translates to MRMNSFIDSEVKSHDILVFMKGTPDFPQCGFSGQVAQIMTHLGADWKYMNVLSDDNLRQAVKDYTNWPTLPQVYVKGEFIGGCDILREMFQSGELKILLEKKGIVLSEKDSVSSSSL; encoded by the coding sequence ATGAGAATGAATAGTTTCATTGATTCTGAGGTTAAATCTCATGATATACTGGTCTTCATGAAAGGTACACCTGACTTTCCACAGTGTGGATTTTCAGGCCAAGTTGCTCAGATTATGACTCATTTAGGAGCTGATTGGAAATATATGAATGTACTTTCCGATGATAATCTGCGTCAGGCTGTTAAAGATTATACGAACTGGCCAACACTTCCTCAAGTATATGTCAAAGGTGAGTTTATTGGAGGCTGTGATATTCTTCGTGAAATGTTCCAATCCGGTGAGTTAAAAATTCTTTTGGAAAAAAAAGGAATCGTTCTTAGCGAGAAGGATAGTGTATCATCTTCTAGTCTGTGA
- a CDS encoding BolA/IbaG family iron-sulfur metabolism protein, translated as MAMNAVEIENLILEELPNAKITIHDLAGDGNHYAAEVVDPEFSGKSRIQQHQRVYAALKGSVGRRLHALTIQTRAHD; from the coding sequence ATGGCAATGAATGCGGTAGAAATTGAAAATTTGATTCTAGAAGAATTACCTAATGCAAAGATAACAATACATGATTTAGCTGGAGACGGTAATCATTATGCGGCCGAAGTCGTTGATCCTGAATTTTCAGGAAAATCTCGTATTCAACAACATCAGCGAGTTTATGCGGCGCTAAAAGGGAGTGTAGGAAGACGATTGCACGCTCTTACGATTCAAACGAGAGCACATGATTAA
- the purL gene encoding phosphoribosylformylglycinamidine synthase subunit PurL, with translation MEKDNTLLITSKVISEHGLSDEEYAHIVALMQRTPNYIELGIWSAMWNEHCSYKSSKKWIKTLPTEGEYVICGPGENAGVIDIGDDDVLVFKMESHNHPSYIAPYHGAATGVGGILRDIFTMGARPIAVMNALRFGEPHHERTRHLVSGVVAGIGGYANSFGVPVIGGEVNFHNRYNQNILVNTFAAGITKKTAVYLSKAEGIGLPIVYLGAKTGRDGIGGSTMASTEFDDSIDKNRPTIQVGDPFTEKCLLEACLELMHSGSVIAIQDMGAAGLSCSAIEMGARGNLGITLNLDCVPVCEDNMNAYEMMLSESQERMLMVLNPEKESEAKSILVKWGLDFSIIGETTDDLRFRIHHLGKEVANLPIKELGSKAPEYNRSWVEPILPVSQEPYLFDLPYDCNIALRKILGSPDIASKRWVWEQYDTYIQGNSLILPGGDAGVIRVEGHPTKALAFSSDVTPRYVDADPFEGGKQAVAECYRNLITTGAQPLATTDNLNFGSPEKPEIMGQFVAAIRGISKACSALNMPIVSGNVSFYNETNDRSILPTPTIAGVGIIPDYTKIARVGGAHKGDLLFLVGTEGTHLARSIYQREILGEETGPSPEVNLLMEWAHGEFVKGAIRSGYVSACHDISDGGIAIALAEMCIASNYGAHCEINFSDRHPHAALFGEDQSRYIVAVDKKWEDLFSSYLEDSDISSSYIGMVGDQRLIINDLINITVEEIKEVYEFWFPNYMR, from the coding sequence ATAGAGAAAGATAATACACTTTTAATCACATCAAAAGTGATTTCCGAACATGGCCTCAGTGATGAAGAATACGCACACATTGTTGCACTGATGCAACGAACCCCTAACTATATTGAGCTTGGCATATGGTCCGCTATGTGGAATGAACATTGTTCTTATAAATCTTCTAAAAAATGGATAAAAACTCTACCGACTGAAGGAGAATACGTCATCTGTGGGCCTGGTGAAAATGCAGGCGTTATCGATATAGGCGATGATGATGTTCTTGTCTTCAAAATGGAAAGCCACAATCACCCTTCCTATATTGCTCCTTATCACGGTGCAGCTACAGGAGTTGGAGGCATTTTGCGTGATATTTTTACAATGGGCGCGCGTCCAATTGCAGTCATGAATGCCTTACGTTTTGGTGAACCTCACCATGAGAGAACTCGTCATTTAGTTTCAGGTGTTGTTGCAGGTATAGGCGGTTATGCGAATTCATTCGGTGTCCCTGTTATTGGTGGTGAGGTAAATTTTCATAACCGATATAATCAAAATATTTTAGTCAATACCTTTGCAGCTGGAATTACAAAGAAAACCGCTGTTTACCTTTCTAAAGCGGAAGGGATTGGTCTTCCTATTGTCTATTTAGGTGCTAAAACAGGTCGTGATGGTATTGGCGGATCAACTATGGCATCAACAGAATTTGATGATTCAATCGATAAAAACCGTCCTACGATTCAAGTGGGTGATCCTTTTACAGAAAAATGCTTACTAGAAGCTTGCCTTGAGCTTATGCATTCCGGTTCAGTTATTGCCATTCAAGATATGGGGGCGGCAGGATTGAGTTGCTCAGCTATTGAGATGGGAGCACGTGGGAATCTTGGCATTACACTCAATCTGGATTGTGTTCCTGTCTGTGAAGATAATATGAATGCTTATGAAATGATGCTATCCGAAAGCCAAGAACGTATGCTGATGGTGCTCAATCCTGAAAAGGAATCAGAAGCTAAAAGCATTTTAGTCAAATGGGGTCTTGATTTTTCTATTATTGGTGAGACAACCGATGATCTACGATTCCGTATACATCATCTGGGAAAAGAGGTAGCAAATCTCCCTATAAAAGAATTAGGTAGCAAAGCTCCTGAATATAATCGTTCTTGGGTAGAACCGATTCTCCCTGTCTCTCAGGAACCATATTTATTTGATCTACCTTATGACTGTAATATAGCTCTTCGCAAAATTTTAGGATCACCGGACATAGCCTCAAAACGATGGGTATGGGAACAATATGATACATATATTCAGGGGAATTCATTGATATTACCTGGTGGTGATGCAGGTGTTATTCGCGTTGAGGGACATCCAACGAAGGCACTGGCTTTTTCATCAGATGTTACACCCCGTTATGTTGATGCTGATCCTTTTGAAGGCGGAAAGCAAGCAGTAGCAGAATGCTATCGTAATCTTATTACAACAGGTGCACAACCACTTGCGACAACGGATAATTTGAATTTCGGTAGCCCTGAAAAACCTGAGATCATGGGCCAATTCGTCGCTGCGATTCGCGGTATCTCAAAGGCTTGCTCAGCCTTAAATATGCCTATTGTATCAGGGAATGTATCCTTTTATAATGAGACTAATGATAGATCAATCTTGCCAACACCTACTATTGCTGGTGTTGGTATAATACCTGATTATACTAAAATAGCTCGGGTTGGTGGTGCTCATAAAGGGGATCTTTTATTCCTAGTCGGAACTGAAGGGACCCACTTAGCACGCTCTATTTATCAGCGTGAAATACTGGGGGAAGAAACCGGTCCGTCTCCAGAAGTTAATTTACTTATGGAATGGGCACATGGAGAATTCGTTAAAGGAGCAATTCGCTCAGGCTATGTATCAGCTTGCCACGATATTTCAGACGGAGGCATTGCTATTGCACTCGCTGAAATGTGTATAGCATCAAATTACGGTGCACACTGTGAAATCAACTTCAGCGATCGACATCCACATGCTGCTTTATTTGGTGAAGATCAGTCCCGCTATATTGTCGCAGTAGACAAAAAATGGGAAGATCTATTTTCTTCGTATTTAGAAGATTCCGATATCTCTTCTTCTTATATTGGCATGGTTGGAGATCAGAGACTCATTATAAATGATTTGATTAACATAACAGTGGAAGAGATAAAAGAGGTGTACGAGTTCTGGTTTCCTAATTATATGAGATAG